A genomic stretch from Hemicordylus capensis ecotype Gifberg chromosome 1, rHemCap1.1.pri, whole genome shotgun sequence includes:
- the ADI1 gene encoding acireductone dioxygenase — MQRSGAWAAGKWEEEETSTFLGSKMVEAWYMDESQEEQRKPHRLQPNQPASLELLSQLGVFYWKLDADNYETDPELAKIRKEKNYSFMDIITIHKDKLPNYEDKIKIFYEEHLHLDDEIRYILEGSGYFDVRDKDDKWIRIAMEKGDMITLPAGIYHRFTLDESNYVKAMRLFIGEPVWTAYNRPADHFPARGQYQQFLAQAV; from the exons ATGCAACGGAGTGGAGCCTGGGCTGCTGGgaagtgggaagaagaagaaactagTACTTTCCTGGGGAGCAAGATGGTGGAAGCCTGGTATATGGACGAGTCGCAGGAGGAGCAGCGGAAGCCTCACCGCCTGCAGCCCAATCAGCCCGCCAGCCTCGAGCTGTTGAGTCAGCTCGGCGTCTTCTATTGGAAA TTGGATGCTGACAACTATGAGACTGATCCGGAGCTAGCAAAGATTCGGAAGGAGAAAAACTATTCTTTTATGGATATAATAACCATACATAAAGATAAGCTGCCAAATTATGAAGATAAG ataaaaatattttatgaAGAGCACTTACACCTGGATGATGAGATTCGCTACATCCTGGAAGGAAGCGGGTATTTTGACGTTCGTGATAAAGACGACAAATGGATCCGGATTGCCATGgaaaagggagacatgatcacgCTTCCTGCTGGCATCTATCACCGATTTACACTGGATGAATCT AACTATGTGAAAGCCATGAGGCTGTTCATTGGAGAGCCTGTGTGGACAGCTTACAACAGGCCAGCAGACCATTTTCCTGCTCGAGGACAGTACCAGCAGTTTTTGGCACAAGCAGTATAA